aaaataaggtttattgtgaataaatatatcTTATGTAAACAGGGACACACatataatcctgaaaatagtatatgtttgaaaaaatatgtaacttatttggtgatattttagatgcaaatgtcatgttggttaacacggacatgtgaaattggctatgtaataatgaaaaatgattaaaaataattagctaatcttcaaaaaaaaaaaaacatttgatcatatatcatgttaaaaagaacacttgaattaataactttaagctttggaaacagactttgggacattttttgtgCCTTATGCATCTGATCAAACGTTGCGGACGTTGGCACCCGTTTCGTAGAATGACTCATGTACTAtgccatgttgtcattgtcGTGTGGCATCATGGGATAGTGAAGTGTCCATCAAATGTGCACTTAAAGAATAAAATCTCGCttgaagtagtaggtcatctgggtactttttgcctacatttttttgaaaaatgtaggcatttttttgaattttttttggcAACAGtgttccctctctctctgtgtgtgtgtgagtgtgtgtgtgcacgtacGTCATATTAACCACTGTGTTGTCCACCCATTTCCACACTCCCTCAGTCTCAGCGTCTGATAAACCAATCCAGAAATGATAGTCAAATCCACCACGATTGCGTGCGACATCCTCAAGGGTGTgctgtattaaaaataaaattatatcaaTAGTACTGAATATATCACTTTGAATAAACACTGCAAGGATGAATTATTGAAACGAATGTGCATATAAGTACTAAGAATAAGCCACACACTTACGTGTTGTTCGTGACTGTGCAGTATTGTCAGATAGCCGCCCATGGACGCGCAGCTCTCTTTGCTGTGCTGCCAGTCAAGTTTATCATCACTAAAGAAATAACACTTCCCTTCTAAATGCATCCAGTTCTCTGGGCATGGATTACATTGGATCACTGGAAGAGAGATGTTAATGAATGGAAAGCCTTGGGCATCAAATACCAATCAGTAATACACTTATTTTTGTCTCAGTCCCatatcatttttttcctcacccGGTTTTGAACAAGTCTTTCCAAGAGTTGTGTATTCTGAGCAGAGGCGGGAGAAACGCTCCTGCATGGCAGTAAGTTTGAGAGACAGAGACGCAGCTTCAGACTCATCACTCTTGACTGGCTCTACAGTGACAGATGATCTGCGACTGTTTACCActgcagagagacagagagttTATaccaatatattaatatattaacccAGCAGTCGTGCAGACACATAAACATAGCCACTAAGACTGTTTCTAAAGAACTAGTCTGACCAACTAGCATTTAGTTAGGGCTAATCATTCTTCATTTTCAGATTCAAAGAAAACCAATcacctttttatgtaactgacttaAAAAAGATTTGACCAGTCTTGAAGAAAAACATTAGCCCCcgctttcacagacaaggcttaagctagttctagactaaaatgcatgtttgagctgttttaactgaaagaaacttgtactgacataaattattatgtcagtgccattgttttgtatcaagatgcacaccagtaatgttatttttctaGTGAAactttataaaagctacttaaatatcctaattgaactaaggcttaatcctggcttaggctaagccttGTCTATGGAACTGGGCCTAGATGACTAACTTTTAAGATGGGTCTTATCAGTTTATGCAACCAGCCACAGAATGTTTCTCTGTCTATTTTAATTCTATTTTAATTCTATTATGTATAGATACATGATCAGTGCCATATCACTTATTGGccaatattatataatttttttttacattaattattgttgtttctttattttttacaataacGATAGTTTTGCCATCATCTAATGCTCACTTAAAGTTACACTATTAAAACtctataaatttatttaatcaatttaatctTCAGCTAATCTCAAAATGAACATCCATTTTCTTGAACATATAATGTACAAGATTATGCCAAAATTCAGTTTCACTGCATTTAAAATGAGGGTTTTTAgtcttttaataaaaaattattctaGAATATTAATCAGATAATATTTGGTTTATTAGATAATATTTAATCCctaattctattctattctattctattctattctattctattctattctattctattctatttagGGACACACAATAAATCAGTATAATACTGGTTACTGGCCAATATTACACATTTGTATTCACTggtatatatattaatattcatgctcatttctcataatttaatatttatatatcctTTACAATCATCATTTCACataaagttaatctttaaaatctctattaatttaataacacttaAATGTAACCTTTatcaaatctcaaaatgaatatgttATGCCTaaatgtaatttagtttttagggttttttttaatttttgtcttAGACAAATTAGAATATGAATACCAGCTTTTTAGTATTGTCCAGaattttctattctattctattctattctattctattctattctattctatttagGGACACACAATATAGCTGTATAATATTGGTTATTGgccaatattatatatttgtatgtaCTGGTATATATGTTAATATTCATGCTCATTTCccataattttatatttatatatcctTTACTTCATCATCTCACTTAAAGTAAATTTTTTAAATCTCTATCAATTTAATAACACACTTAAATGTAACCTTTATTAAATCTCAAAATGGATGTGTTATGcctaataaattcattttagtttttagtgttttatatttgtaatttatttagacaaattATAGAATATTAATACCAGCTTTTTATTATCAGTATCGTCCAGAATTTTAATATGGGTTAATCTctaattctattctattctattctattctattctattctattctattctatttagGGACACACAATATATCAGTATAATATTGGTTATAGgccaatattatatatttgtatttactgGTATATATGTTAATATTCATGCTCATTTCccataattttatatttatatatcctTTACTTCATCATGTCACTTAAAGTAAATTTTTAAAATCTCTATCAATTTAATAACACACTTAAATGTAACCTTTATCAAATCTCAAAATGGATATATTATGcataataaattcattttagtttttagtgtttcatatttgtaatttatttagacaaattATAGAATATTAATACCAGCTTTTTATTATCAGTATCGTCCAGAATTTTAATATGGGTTAATCTctaattctattctattctattctattctattctattctattctattcaattctattctattctattctattcgtTATGAAGCCACATGCACTTTGACTGCATCATGCTTACGTGCATAATGTGTACGTGTAGCAGTGTGTTTACTTACAGAGAACGCCAAGTACAATGTTTACACAAACTGAGGTCAGTAGAGCAATGAGCAGGACCAGAGCTGCCTGCCCCCTCAAACACTTCTCCCCTTTGTGAACACCTGATAAAGCACAAAATCATTCATTATAACTCTGAATGTCCCACACGTCTCTGAACACATCTACGGGGTATGATTTGTATTCCACTCCTCCCTCAAGTTCACATACAGTACTCGCATTAATAACACACATACATTACCTTGTTTGCCCTGTGATGTGAGTATAGGTCTGTTCCCACTATGAGCGATATCTTCTGTGAACTCTTGTAAACTGGTGTAATTTTCAATATCTTCCATCTTAAAACATAAACTTCAGTAAATCTGTCGACCACCCTCTTCTTTGTTTAATAGCAAAAGCTTTTTAAGTAGTCCGTCTGACAAAAGTTATGTCTTTATCTTGTGGTCCTGTCCTCCAGATCAccaataatgaaataaaagtccATGAAGAGGAAAGCAATCAAAAGAGAGAGCTTCCCTGGGAGAATTAACAAGAGAAAGTTCTTCCTGAGTTTTTCTGCTCAGACTTGTACGAACTGCTCCTTTTTACAGCTCACTCGGCTCTAACTTTTATCCCCTTTTTTCTCCCTCCCCCGTATCTGTGATCATGTGCACATCAGGGCTGGAGGAGGGTAAACACCAGCGGGAAGAATTAGAAGAGAGAGAGTTGTGCAATACTGAACATTTAACATGCACAGAACTACACATATTTTCAATGAGTCAGCAGTAGATTGTTCTAGCCAATAAGAACAGTTTGTTCATGATAGTGATTTTTGTTTTCAGATGTATTCCTGTAAAATGTTTCATACTGAACATGTTGTGAAATCCAGCTGTACACAATACATCAAAActaatttgtatttaatttcagATGAAAGATTTATTTAGTGTAGTGATGGACAATggagacttaaagggatagttcacccaaaaatgaaaatttgatgtttatctgcttactccagacatcccaacctgcaaaaagtcatttcagggaggtccccccccccccccccccccccaaaaaaaaaaaaaaagaggaaggagCTATAAGCTATAGGCATATGCAATTATTCgttaattatgtttaaatatgtgctgcttatactatttatgtaaactgcttttatttattttccattgcaaCTTTAAACAGGTCTAAGgagtttgttgttttcatgtagCCTTGGCAACTTGCCTGAATAATATGCACATGAAATGAAACTTGTCAACTCACCTCACTGataattgattggttgatttgccgaAAAAGGACATTCGGGATGCTCTCTGTCATACATGCGCttcgcacacacacgcaaggtCTCTCTCTCGTCATCTCTATGCGCGCTCTTGCTCGCTCGCTCTAGATTCCGGGAGATTTTAACTAATTTgcgggcatcagggagccgctatcaatatgcgggagactcccggaacttccgggagacttgggatgtctgttacccccagagcatccaagatgtaggtgactttgtttcttcagtagaacacaaatgatgatttttaactccaaccgttgcggtctgtcattCGTATAATGCGGCAACAGCATCtatgagaataaaaaaaaacatgcacagacaaatccaaattaaaccctgtggctcgtgacgacacattgatgtcctaagacacgaaacaagcGGTTTGTGCGAggaaccgaacagtatttatatcaatttttaCCTGTAATACAcaactatgtccaactgccttgagcatccggttTTATTCTCATAGATGGTGTTACCGTTtcaatgcattatatgactgacagaccgcaacggttggagttaaaaatcatcatttgtgttctactgaagaaacaaagtcacctacatcttggatgccctgcactgtaaaaaatgaccgtgattttaacagtaaaagactgtaaaaatgctgcggtgaaaaactgtcaattggtttacagaaagtttccgtactatatacggtgaataactgtaatagatctaacggtacatttaatgtaattttacggtaaaatattaataataattaataagtttttggaagtgaaaaataacaattcattgtaaaatttacagtgaaaaaccgtaaattgacattcccacaattccctgtgtgacacttcacatttgatatattttcgttgaaataactgtttcttcttagtttttctcatttttttctaatcagttatgtacattagggttttatgttacatttaatgttgttaaattaatgtttattgcatttttaaaatttcatgcatgttaccatgatggtgtttagtgtgtgtgtgaatgacactgtgtgcaccttctatatgttactgttgtccttctcagcttgtggaaaagctgcttgtgatgaactttgattcattaTGTGAATCTTATCAGCACtatgtttggtgactgtcagtgtattataaaggtacagaacagatattagtacttcattaggttggtaaattaacatgatatcagttaatgaaatacgttattttaccgtaaatttaacagatttttttttacgttgctactgtattttttacggtaaagttctggcaaccacagctgccggttttttaccgtaaattttactgggatttttttttacagtgtggggGTAAGAAGATAAacatcaacttttcatttttgggtgaactatccctttaaggctatAAGCAATTTAGATCCGGTTTCACAGAtagggcttagcctaaaccaggattaggccttagttcaattaggatatttaagtagctttttataaacatacaatagaaaaaaacattattggtgtgcatcttggcacaaaacaatggcagtgacatattttatgatatgtcagtgcaagtttctttcagttaaaacagctcaaacatggattttagtctaggactagcttaagccttttACTGTGAAACTGGGGTTTAATAAATTAGAAGTGAAACAGATAATTAGGCTTTTAATTCCCTTTTCTGGGATATTATGCCCAATCAGACatcttattattaattattatagtataaaaatactttattttaattattaattacagCCATACTTTTTAACTGGTCTGCACAAAGCAGGGAGAAAAATAAGGGGACAAAAACTAAACATATAAACCtgcagttaaagggatagttcacccaaaaaatgaaaattctgtcatcatttactcaccctcaagttgtccTAAacctgtatttatatatttcttgCCCtggtgatattttgaagaatacattTGCTGGtccaacagaagaaaaaaaaaaatcatacaggtttagaacaactttagggtgaataaatgatgacagaattttcatttttgggtaaactatcctttAATATAGCAAAATAGATAGTcttattaactttttaaaaatgcttctTATATCTTGTGTTGTCATTCCATCAGTCAGTATTTTGGAGGAAATGCTCAAAACCGAAAATTGGACCAAGACTAAATTACATATGGATTTTTGCGGTCAGGGTTAAACACTACTTATATATCATTAAAAGTTTTGGCAAACTCTCTTGTGCTACTCACAAAGACTGATGTGAACATAAAACTGtgcaggaaaaacaaaacaagcataAGTCAAAAGCATGATTCAGCACTGATACAAAATCATGACTCAAGCTATTGGTCAATCCATGACTCAGAATTTATCTAAATTATTCTGGCCTGGTTTCATATTTAACTGACAAAGCTCTGTACTGTTAGGATTTCCTGTCTGGATCAGAATATATAGACCTTTTAGTCCAtacctatgtgtgtgtgttttcttgtatacatggtttatgaggacacaaattacaacgtaaacatggtttatgagaacacttcctgtgtcctcgtaaaccaaatggcttaaaaaacatactaaacagtgtttttatttaattcaaaaaatGCATACAGTTTTCTGTCATGGGTCGGTTtaggtagtgtagggggattaAGTCTATGGAAGAGTCCCTGTAAACCATatatacaagtgtgtgtgtgtgtgtgtgtgtgtgtgtgtgtgtgtgtgagcctAGTCGACTTCGTCACATCACACTACTTCTCCTGTGGAGATGAATTTCTTTT
The sequence above is drawn from the Megalobrama amblycephala isolate DHTTF-2021 linkage group LG13, ASM1881202v1, whole genome shotgun sequence genome and encodes:
- the cldc1 gene encoding CD209 antigen-like protein E, which codes for MEDIENYTSLQEFTEDIAHSGNRPILTSQGKQGVHKGEKCLRGQAALVLLIALLTSVCVNIVLGVLLVNSRRSSVTVEPVKSDESEAASLSLKLTAMQERFSRLCSEYTTLGKTCSKPVIQCNPCPENWMHLEGKCYFFSDDKLDWQHSKESCASMGGYLTILHSHEQHHTLEDVARNRGGFDYHFWIGLSDAETEGVWKWVDNTVVNMTYWNEWEKEPNNHQSGGIHGEDCAVLDSRSKTWFDVPCDFAYKRICEMDPITINV